In Neodiprion virginianus isolate iyNeoVirg1 chromosome 6, iyNeoVirg1.1, whole genome shotgun sequence, the genomic window GTTACTTCCTTCTTCGAAGTACCGGCAATCTCACCATGTCGACTTCGGAAATAGGTCCCATGCTGCGCACCATGATGTCGACTTCCACCGTCGCCGGAGGGCCGCCGAAATCCGGGCGAACACTGTTGTCGTATCCCCGCAGCAGGTTGTCGAGAAGCTCGGAAATGTTGCCGTGGTTGTTGCTCTGGGTTCGCTGTTTCCTCTGCAACGACGGTTTCGAGCCGGCGACGGCTCTGCGAAGAATAATTCCCCGATAAAACTTCGCAGGGACGTTTCTATCGCGAGCTCGTCGCTCTCGTTTTTTACGAGAACAATCTGCAGGCGTGCGGAGTAACGAGAAAACGAGCAGAAAAACACTagagaaatttgaacaaatattGGGAAGGCACAGGGTGAAGGGGGAACAGGGGAATATCTGCGGAAATTTTCCTCGCCTAGAACCGCGAGGCGAGCTTGAGCTTTGCGTTATAGACCGACGGATTCGGTGAATCGAGTGGCCTGGTTGCTCAGTTGGATTTTCTGGCATCGGACCACGCCGCGCCGTCTCTCCGTATTCTGGATATCGGATTTCAGCTCCTCGGCATGCCTCCGTGCGTTTCCGCAGCCTGCCGCATGTAAAACTCGTGTCGTGGATTTgctgggagaaaaaaaagaggataaggaaaaagagaagaggGAAGGAAATACCGGAACCTTCGCACTAATATGCAAAAGAACCGACAAACGTGCGAGATGaacaatttaattaattaaaacgaGGTTATCCGTGATTCCCCAAATTCGGACTCGATATTACAGCTGTCGAAATGAATTTCTACTCGCACCAACAAATTACCGAGCTTTTGTATCCACGCATCGACAAAGCATCGCTCCGAGATGAAATGGGATCGGTGAACGGCGGCGTGAAAAATCCGCACGAAGAATCGTTTGGAATTTCATTCTAAACGATGTTCATTCCACGTTTTTTACCTCGCAGTTTGAATTCTCAGGATCGACAATGCGGTGATCTGattctctcttatttttcgccaattttttttttttcgcacacGGACGCGTCGTTTGGCTACCCTGTTTCGCTTCCACCTCCCATGAAATTAGGTTTACTAATTCTTCCGGCAGTTCTTCGCAGAGTTTTAATCTCGTCATTGAAAAGTTGGGAGCTTTTCCGAGGTTCGGAAAATTCGGCTAGTCGGAAAGTCGCGAGATCaggtaggtatgtacgtactTCAACGTAAGGCTAGGCTGAATTTTAAAACGTCAAATGGAGGgagacgaggaaaaaaaatcgacacgCCAAGTCGCGATTTGTTTGCGAGGAATTATACCCTGAGAAGTGTGCAGCTGCAAAAGCGACGAGTCGTTAATACCGAAGCTTGTTTGTCGTCTCGCTTAATTACCCATCTCGCGCCGTGTAAACTTATACCGATATATcatacatattattatcaaCTCGCCGTGTCTCGAGACTCGGTTAATTGAACGTATACTCACAGAAACGACGCGTAGGTTGTCAGGAGGTTCGCAATTGCTAGGAGGGCAAGTTTCCTCATGATTTTCGCATCGAGTCGGCCTGCATTTCCTTCACTTATTATTACCCACacttcgtcctcctcgtcctcgtccccGCCTCCGTcattttcctcctcctcccgcTCCTCCTCCCTCGGCGTGAATCTGCAACAGTGAAAATTTTAGCGATAAAACCTAGTTTTTGCACAATCCGTCATCCCACAGGTAGGTAAACGCATCAAACCGAGCACACGCGTGTCGAGTCAAAGTGGAGTAACTCGATTTACGTGAACTTTGTTACCCCGTGCTTCACCGGCAACGAGGGTAATAATTGAGCGGAATTCAAAGAGGGCTCTGAAGCCTGAAAAACCAAGTTAGCAAATCAAGAGCCTCGGCTTTCGATGTTATCGCAGCACAAGGTACGATCCGATTCACCCCTTACGTAATACCGAGAGCGGTATCGCTGTTCGTTGCATAACGAGCATTTGAATAATTCGAGGATATTTccaatgaaaaacaatttctgcTGGTATTCTAAATTATACCCATCGTTATCGGGTATTTGAATATTCCCGAGTTTCCCCGAGTTACGAATTCAGCCGCGTCAATTCGAAATAATCGCCAGCAATCGGGCAGGAcgggtgaaaaatattgacgttttcgtaatcagcgataGTGATTCAATAATGACAATGCGCGCATCGCGAATGCATAAGGGGTTTGGGGAGGGGGAGTGGATTTTGCATCAGGCCACGCTCGGTTTGTCAAAGCCAGTCATTCGTTCCCGCGGGATGAAAATCAACAAATCACCAGATCCGTATCCCGCTCATTTGTTACTCGTTGCAGTTCCCGGTGTGCGTATCTGCTGCAGTACGTCATGCGAAACGATTCCGTTCAAATATTGAAGGAAAGGGTTTTTTTAAAGTGGAAAAAACCAAACGATCGATCACGCAAATcgtagagagaaaaaaaaaaataaataaaaaaaaacaagcaaagTATCCGAGCGGCGTCGAAATCGGGACAAACGAATCGCGGGTTATTTGACAGAAGAATCCCCAGGCAACGTGGAAAAACAACCGTTCattttctgtgaaaaattgaaggaaatttTCGGGAATATGTGCTTTCATTGAACACCATCAAATTCCGGTTTTATGAAAATTACGCGACATTTTTATCGCACAGTCGCCTGGATTTCCTCGTCCTCGATTCGCATCCCGGCAGAATATTTTCGGTGATATCAAATTTGCCCGTAGCCTCCAGTGATTCAGGTAAAGTGTCTCTCGGTTTCGCAGCGTTAAAAATCTTTTCTCGAAcgattttattcttcttcctctGTCGAACTAAGATCAAAAACTTTCGCTCAAGTGAACCGCGGCAAGAAAAgcaagacaaaaaaaaaaaaaaaaaaaaaaattaaaataaaaatcttcgTTCTTTTACCAACCATTGCCCGTATCCTCAGATTTtccaattacaaaataaaccTTGAAACGTGTTGTATATagagattagaaaaaaaaaaagttcccaGATTAATAACATATCTTCAATTTTCCCTAGAATAATTACGTAACCTCGGAACGTTGCTAAAGTGAGAATTCCAGTGCCGCGAAAggtttcgttattattattattattattattattattatacgcacGTGTATGGCATCGTGCGCCTCCCTGCACGGTGAAACTGTTTTACATGTTACTCAACCCCGGTCGTGTAGACGGGTCGAAAATGCGGTAGAAGATGATGCAtaggaattaaaaattattcaaatccgTGCTTCCGCAGCCGATCCGAGTTTCCACCGCGTGATGCTGGCCGCGTGACGATCCGGACAGTCAGCCAGCGATCCCGTAGATCGTTCGAAGATCGCGCGGCCGATCCAGAGTCGAGGCGAGATGGTTCGGGCTTCGAACCCCCGGCTGATGGCCCGGGTCCTGGAGGCCGTCAAGCACCTCGGCGAAGGACGAGGATCCTCGGCTAAACAAGTCCTCGAGGTGCTTCTCAGGCAGGCGAACGACGACCCGCCGACTAGAAACCTCGCGATGCAGGTCACTGATTGCTCTCTAATTTACCCACACAATCGACTAGCATCTCGACAAAAACACCCGACCCCGAGATCGGACGAGTTGCGGAACCTTCAAAGCAGTTGCTCCGGCATCAGATTATAATTTTGCGAAAACTCGCCTCTCCGGTTATCGTCGACAGTCTGATGGAATTCTTTTGTGCCATTTCTTTCCTCCAAAAAgctcttgcaattttttttacatcgctTGAGAAATCGCTGTTAGGGCACTTTTCCGATTTTATATACGTTCCGTGTTTGATTTCCTTGTTTATttaaagaattgatttttcactcaGAGAAATTCGACCGATTTTCAAAAAGCTTCCAAACACGAGATCGGAGAATAACGTTTAACAGAAACTTGACGCGTCCGCAGGTTCATCGAGCCCTGAAAAATGCGGTTACGGCGGGTCTCCTGCAGTTGCGTAGCGGGCGATACAAGATGCTGATACCTTTGAAAACGGGCGTGAAGAACCGTTCCGGAAGCGGGAAAGCGGTCAAACCGAGAACCGGAAATCCGGCAGCTGCAGGAAGGAAAAatgaggatattgaaaaagcGACAGATTCACCGAGTCCGCAAGCTCACGACGCTCGTCTAAAGAAGAGGTGCGgattgtttgtttgttcgaTCAAGCGAACGGACAAATTTAACAGTTTGTATGAAAAAAGCTGCGGCTAACCGGTTTTCAATAATTCGCTTCAGATGTTCTCACTGCAAAAAGCACAAGCGAAGATCGAGCAAGCGTCACAGAAAGCGAAGCTCGCGGAGGCGAAGACGTCCTACGAGACAGGCGAGGGAACGAGAGTCCCGGAAACGTCGTCGTCAGGGTGACGAGGAGGTTTCGACGCGGCCGGACCGACACCGAAAATCGGACTCTCCCGGTGCCCGAACGGTTCCTGGTAACGGGCACAAGTCCGAGAAGCTGGgcaagaagaggaggaagttGGACCAGGAGAACAACGGGCAGGATTACGAAACCCACGATTCCGTAATCGGGAATCGATCACCCTCGTCTTCCGGGTCCGAGGGCGAGAAGGACGAGCCTCAAAAAACCACGAGGGAGAAACTGAGCTCAGCAGGTAAGGAGGTCGATTCGACAAGTCGAGAAACAGAAGTTTGGCAATATACGTACACTGATATCCAAGTATGTTTTTAGTTACATTGAAGTTCGTTCCATTAAATTTATCGCATAGGTAGGAAATTTCATTCCTATCGTCTCTTTTGAACCCCTTTTTTGttgaaactgttgaaaaaaaaaaaaaaaaaaatcacttcatAATATCTGGAGCGATTTTGTCAGGCCGTAAAAGAGACTCCTCGTCTCATCGAAGAGGCCCAAACGTGCGAAGAAGGAGTTCGATGAGAGGAACACGCTCGCCTCGGCGAACCGGAGGATCGCATCAGGGGGGATCTAATCACCGCTGCACGATGGATGCGGATGCATGCGAAGACGGGGGGATGGATCGCTGCGACGACGAGACGCAGGGTGAGAATGTTCACGATAATTCGGACGAAACGATCGACGTTGAAAAAGAcgcggcagcggcagcggcagcggccCGAAACTTGCGGAACAGCGGCAGCGACGACAGTCTTTAGATTTAAAAGATTTTTGAGAAGAGAAGGAATATTTTCTACACCGTcttatgataataattatttactttttgtCATTTACATACGAAACATAGTCGTCCCGTTTTCATACGCATGCcgaatgtatatacatgtatttatatgtaccCCCCTTGTGgaaatatatatctataacaTATACATAAAAACATGCGACGATCCGTGTGACTAGAGATTTGACTAGATTTGACTAGATTTGACTCGGTCTCCGACTAATAAAAGTTTTCCGTCATATTAGTCCGGATCGTCGAAGTTGCTCCCAATTTACACCCTATAGATATATCATAAATTATGTCGCGTGTACTTTTGTCCCCGAGCTTTCGCTTCGCGGAGAGACATCCCCGAGTGCTTCATAACTCCAAACATGTATAATCGGACACGAACGCGATGTGGATGTGCATGTTGTTTCCCTCATTTCTCGCTCGATCGgttgaattattgttattattatattcgccCGAACGTGTCAAGAGCGACAAGAAGTTTCAGTTATTTCAGCAACATTTCGGGGAACGTTCTATAACGAATACGTATACATACTATACTTATACCCGTAcacattgtatacatatacgtacacaaAAATCTACCAGCATGACTGTACGCCCTACAAATACTATGACCATTGTTTGAATTATCACATGTGATTGGACCAAGTACGTACCTATCCTTTCGTTATCAATCACCGTCGTTATTTATTGACCAAGATTTTAACCTCATCCCAAGGATACAGATAATCAAGTGTTATCAATATTGGTGTACCATGGTATCAATTTCAGTCGAAACATCTTACATAAGAATTGTGGGAGAGGTTCAAGAGTCTTTGATAATAACCTTACGTAATTTGTGAAAGACCTCGTATCGGTTGTAGAAAGTACGTACATTCGACGACGGATAAAACCggaaattgtaatttatttactcCAGAGGAAGAATTGTTATCTTTGTTTTAAAATAGCCGTAtcaaatatgtatacaatttttgagcggattcgaaattttcggTGATGCTAAAAACTCTGcgaatatacctatacatataaatcGTATTAGACCTGTAGACATGAATATGTTGGATTGCATATAACATGCGTGAggcaaagtgaaaaaaaaaaaaaaaactatcctCTAGCTAATTctcaattttaataaatgcaaacaagagagaaaaagagagaaaaaaaaaccggagcAAGTTGGCTCAAAGAGGAAATTTCGGGATTCcctaatgaaaattcattaattcTCCGCAACACGTCCTGCAAACAcgtcaaagaaatttttaatatcacgTCTTACTTTTCACACGATTCCGTTATAttaaagtaaatattttcctgTTTATCAACACTCTCATTATCACCAGTTTTTcatggaaaatattcaataaacatGGGGAAGTAGAAATTTTCGCGGGTAGTAGAAATTTAATTCTTGATTTaggtaatataataattatacgcaTTCAcctctccttttttttataaaccgctcaaattacaatttatcgGAAAGGGAAACGATTCGCaaagaatttgtttttcatcaacgTACTTCTATCTTATATGtttatatacttataaataGTTCCGGCATCTCGTTAGCGACGCGCACATTGTGCAAAATATAAAACGTGTGTGATTTCACGAGGGTGAGAAGACGTCCCTGTATGGAATTCCCACCGGGGGGATAAGATTGAAAGGAAGATCTTATAAAACGACGCTCTCGAGTTAGTCAGTCAGTTCGTTCGTACGTACGTTTGTTCGTTATCGGCAGACGCTGTAATCACCCTCATATTTCAGTTCGTCGTCGTCGCCATCGCGTCTCTTCGTCAATCTCCCTGCAGGGAGCGAGCGagatagaaatatttcattcctcCACCGCCAGCTGCCCCGATTTTTGTCCCAAGAAGGAAATAACCCGCGTTTCCgttcgttcaatttttgacCTCTCCTGTAATACGTAGCTCACGATCAAACTTACACCCGGACGTTCGAATATAATTGTTACACTCGACAGAGAAATGTTGACGATTTGTAAGTTACGCAATTATAGGTAATTCTGAATTCGGCATGAAGTCTGCAGTAAAATAAGAAAGCCTGAACTACAAGTAATACGTAAGATTCACATGAAATAATTGTACCTACGAGTAGAGATATCTGAAACAACGGCGTTATTTTACAACGATTATCAATTGATCGTGATAAAAAATGCGTGTGTATTGTGAAACGATAATTTCACGATATCGATCACGTTTAATTGTGAGAATAAAGTCAACGTTTGACTGtaacaattaataattctgGCGCAAATTAAATACCGGATAACTTGAAACGATTAATCAACTCTTACTGTAAGAGAGACAGGATTATATTACCAATTCTGTACTTCGACTCTCGAATCCAGAATCTATGTGATTAGACTGATCAGCTGCGCGATATGGAGAGTATACTGATCTGATCGATTCGTACGAGgttaaagttagtaacgttatcggAAAAACTctatattttcttaatttaacAACGATTTTGAAGGAAccaagatttcgaaatatgagaatgttttgttttattatggtttaccgaatttcagacaattccaaaatcgcgaaataacggctTGTCCCCAgcataagaaaaaataaaatgtagatTTTACATACCCTGTGGTGAATATATGGAGAACACTTTTTTGGATTGAAATCTAGGTACATTAACTGTAGTAGATCTATCAAAGCATATTTTAAATCTTACCATTGGTTTTGCAACTCTTATCATACGATTTGTAAATCATGCCAAAATTGCCGTAGATTCAACTCCAAAAAAATGCTCTCCGTAATATATTTATCACAGCAGATGTAAAAtcttgtacaatatttttcttttagtGTGTAATCCGATGGTATTATTCGTGCTCCAAGTATGCGAAGATAACGAGTCGTATTGAATAGCCGACTGCGGTAATTGATGCAAGTTTATCGAGATCGTTTTGCGAGTATCATCGACACGTCGCAATTGATTGGTTTGCACTTAGTTCTTATCGTACGCACACTGTATTGAACGGTATTAAATTAACCCGCTCGGTTTGCCCGCGATAATGCGTTTTCAGCTGTAACACGTGCGAGGGGTGGATGAATTCCATTTTAGGGATTAACGAAAGTTGTAAGCTGAAAAAATACCCGATAATACCCGGAGTGGCACGTCACgcaaaaaattggaaacacATTGCGGATATTCGGTGTATTTTGATTCTAGGATGAATCTATGTAATAATCACAGATGGCTGATACGTGAGAATCGGCAGGAATTTTAAAATCGATTAGTTTCACTCGCAATCAAACGGATGATAAATCGAATTATACATCCCTTCGTTGATTTATCAAACTAATTTTCCCCTCGTTCCTATATTCTACATCGTAACGAAATTATCAGCTAAGCATGAACCactgaaaattttgaactgtCAATTCGTATCGTGTTTGcgagtaattttttccatcgaataaaaattaaaaaaaaaaaaaataaataatctttaCTCTTACCAGAAGAGAGATGTATTCTCGAAAGCTGGAATCACTCGTTTTTATTATCTGCACTTGGACGAAGTCAACTGCAAGAGGTCCGTACACAGACCggtaaatttttccacaaaagTCACAAAGAAACCATCATTTAATTTTACCACTGCGGCTGCACTTTGTTAATATAAAAACGAAACTGTACAATGCAGGCTAACCAGAGATAAtgctgacaaaaaaaaaaaataaatgaataaatgaaataaaataaaaaaaaccacacacacacacacacacacacacagaggCACACACAATTTGCACGCAAAGGGAGAATTCTGTCGCACTAATTGACcaataaatcaatcaatcaattgaATAATCCGGACGAATATCGGCTCACAGGAAATTCGTGTGAAATGAAATGGTCAGGGAAAAATTCTTCATCCTTGCGCCGATTCGCGTAGGGTTTCTACAATATCGCGAAAAGCACGTGGCCGCGCCACGACGCGCACTGACGATCGGTCCCTGACAGCTGTTGGCCGGGGGTTGGGGTTGTCGCAatcccccccaccccccccaCTCCCCCCACATCTATTCTCCCGCCCTCTAGTTCTGCTCTACAATATTCACCAAAGCGTAAGGCGAGAGACGGTGACTGACGCATGGATGCTCAATCTGGAAGGGAGTCGTCTTCGATTCTCGAATACCATCGtcgattaaaatttgaaaagtacgTTCGTGTAAAGCTCTCTCGAGAGATTCAAGATTCCAGTGGCGATTTTTATCACGATACGGagaatttgttgaaataataaaagaacaTTGTACACCGCGCAACAACTCGACATTTGTACGTATTGTTGATTGTTTCGATTAATTCGTTCTGCAATATTTCGCGACAGtcttgtaatattttcaaattcaatatttaacACCTCGTCGAAGCGTcggtattttgaattttaacgaaaaGCCAAAGGAGGACGCGAAAATCGATTAGATCGTAAGGTCGGGAATGTTGAGGACTGACGGGGAGAGATCGAGACGACTTTCTTATTAAAATCATAGCCGCGCGGAATTACATTGCGACATGTTTTATGGATCGGTTTGCGATTGCGAACGTCTTTCCGTTCGCTTTAGGGTCTCTTCCCGACAGTTCGTATATGATGTCGTTTGTAAAAGTATACGTACAACATCCCGTATACGTTTCAGATCTAACCCAGAGCTTCTACGATAAATCAGCATTAATAATGGTATTccaatacaatataatatcgTAATAAGAATATAAATCGACTGATATACCGATCGAATTTAATCGTTCAACGATGAAAACCCTTCTGCAACTACCGCTGATCGGGATTTACGAGGAATTATAATTAAACGTTCGTCGGCCTTTCTCACAGGAGCACTTTGCGACAAATTGCTGCACCCAAATTGTTCGttgttaatttaaaaatatatatatatatatactttcgctcgatttttattgaaaaatacagtaaatgaaaagaaatgtgTAAAGCGTCAATAATTTGTCGTCTTTTTATCACTCTCCTCGACtaaatctttatttttttttcttcattcactGTAAATCgacgaaatttcgtttcaccCTGAATTTACTTGATTTACCGATAACTGTACATTATGTACTGCCTCTATTTGACGAAAGAATGattgtacatacatagaagtatgtatacatagatccTATATCGGCCTTCAGCTGAGAATACAGCTGGCATTTTTAATTAAGTCTTTCAGAGTCCCCTTTTTGAGCAGGGTCTCCGTTCTATAAGATTCGCATTGTGCCGCGGTGAACCACGTGGCACAATCTATAAAGGAAACCTGAGGGTAGAGGTTCGAGTAGTTttatgattaaatttttcgtttttctaaattctctccttattttttccaagctttttctttttttcgctCATTTTTCCGCAAGCTGTAAATAAACCTGCGTGTCAAGTGCAGCATACGATATAAATATACCGAGGATTAATTACTGCACACATACATTCACAAAAACGACAAGTTCAAGTCGCGCTTATCCGCACAAATATGACAAGCTTCCTAATATCCattccaattttcaattagACTCTGATTTtccttggaaaaaaaaaaaaaaaaacacgcggTTAAATGTAATTACGAATCTCTCGCAACCGGTTGCAACAATGCGAAGAGCAAACGTTGACTCTGCGATTATCCGTACCCAACTACACAAGCTTAAATTGTCAAATATTTGTCCATCTTGGGTGTATTTACAAATGGAATTACAACAGTTAAAGTTAATAACAATTGAAAACACATTGCGAGTAAAAGTTTTCGCCTCCATCCTTTAACATCTGCATATATACCGCATTGTTTGACTGAGCAAACAGGCAAAAACTGCACATTCGGGTTTCCGGCCGGGGTGACTTTTTGGGGAAGGTAAAGCTTCGCTGACTGGCTTTGTACCTGTCGGCTGTTATACAGGAGAATGTAGGTTATTGGGCTCGCAAGaaggcggcggcggcggcggcggcggcggtgaATATCGCTGATGATGCCATCTTGAAGTGCCTCCTCTGGCATCTCGTTCAACCCTtaccctcccctccccccccgcCCCCTTCATCCCTCACCTCGGCGTCCTTCCCCCCGCCCCGTCTGACTACAGCCATTCTCTCCTACTTCCTCGCCTTGACATCCTCCTGACTTCTGCCGGCCGTTTTCATCCGAGGTTGCGAGACTATTCCGGACGGTTAAGGTGTAATCTTAAATCTCGAGTCTCGCCAGACCGCCGTACTCTATAATCGTTGATCAATCACTctcgatatacat contains:
- the LOC124307243 gene encoding serine/arginine repetitive matrix protein 2-like, giving the protein MVRASNPRLMARVLEAVKHLGEGRGSSAKQVLEVLLRQANDDPPTRNLAMQVHRALKNAVTAGLLQLRSGRYKMLIPLKTGVKNRSGSGKAVKPRTGNPAAAGRKNEDIEKATDSPSPQAHDARLKKRCSHCKKHKRRSSKRHRKRSSRRRRRPTRQARERESRKRRRQGDEEVSTRPDRHRKSDSPGARTVPGNGHKSEKLGKKRRKLDQENNGQDYETHDSVIGNRSPSSSGSEGEKDEPQKTTREKLSSAGRKRDSSSHRRGPNVRRRSSMRGTRSPRRTGGSHQGGSNHRCTMDADACEDGGMDRCDDETQGENVHDNSDETIDVEKDAAAAAAAARNLRNSGSDDSL